A genomic window from Desulfurella amilsii includes:
- the flhA gene encoding flagellar biosynthesis protein FlhA, which produces MEKELSLMGQITRFSDFLILIAVIIILTVLIVPLPPFLLDFFITISFASALLIFFVSIYTQRPLDISTFPTILLTVTLFRLSLSIATTRAILLHGAQSADAAGKFIKTFGYFVVGGSYIVGFIIFIILVIINFVVITKGAGRVAEVAARFTLDAMPGKQMSIDADLNSGILTEVEAKKRRQEITKEADFYGAMDGASKFVRGDAIAGLLITFINIIGGIIIGVLQHNMNLSEAASRYTVLTIGDGLVVQLPALIISTAAGIVITKSSSEESLAPDLINQLTKQYKALYLSAAILGILALIPGMPHISLIFLALIFAYLAYSISQKKIQEKLEEEKNIQEQAKAPIVEENIEEAMKINVLELEIGYGLIHLTEEAEGGNLLNRIKLMRKQLALDIGVIISSIRIRDNLTLDKNEYIFLIKGIEVGRYKIEPDRLLAMSPAPLKQIEGISTKEPAFGLQAIWIEKEKKNEAIVAGYTVVDPVTVIITHITELIKRNIYDIFTRQDANKLLENLKGDYPKVIEELGQYLSLGQVHRILKNLLKEQVPIRDLLTIFETLADWAPHTKDLDLLTEHVRSALAYHITNKYKNENNVLNVILLGSSVEGVLTANIKEENGYSYMNLPPNIGDKLMQSTQNQIARAAENGIEPIIVTSPRVRRHFKAFLDKFFPRIIVLSYSEIANNVEIKTIDTIEL; this is translated from the coding sequence TTGGAGAAAGAACTTAGTTTAATGGGTCAAATTACTCGCTTTAGCGATTTTCTTATACTAATTGCAGTAATTATAATACTTACGGTTTTAATTGTTCCACTGCCGCCTTTTTTGCTTGATTTTTTTATAACAATTTCGTTTGCTTCTGCACTATTGATATTTTTTGTTAGCATTTATACACAAAGACCACTTGATATATCCACATTTCCTACAATACTTTTGACTGTCACCTTATTTAGACTATCGCTTAGTATTGCAACCACAAGAGCAATTTTGCTACATGGTGCTCAAAGCGCTGACGCAGCAGGTAAATTTATAAAAACTTTCGGTTATTTTGTTGTTGGCGGGAGCTATATTGTCGGCTTTATAATATTTATTATCTTAGTAATAATAAACTTTGTTGTAATAACAAAAGGTGCTGGCAGAGTAGCTGAAGTTGCTGCGCGCTTTACGCTTGATGCTATGCCTGGAAAGCAAATGAGTATAGATGCTGATTTGAATTCTGGCATTCTTACTGAAGTAGAGGCCAAAAAACGCAGGCAAGAAATTACAAAAGAAGCAGATTTTTATGGTGCCATGGATGGTGCAAGCAAGTTTGTAAGAGGCGATGCAATTGCAGGCCTTTTAATAACTTTTATTAACATAATTGGCGGAATAATAATTGGTGTTCTGCAGCACAACATGAATCTATCAGAGGCAGCAAGCAGGTACACGGTGCTTACAATTGGCGATGGCCTTGTGGTACAGTTGCCTGCGCTTATCATATCAACAGCAGCTGGTATTGTTATTACAAAAAGCTCAAGCGAAGAAAGTCTTGCGCCAGACCTAATAAATCAACTTACAAAACAATATAAAGCACTATATCTATCTGCTGCAATACTGGGGATTTTGGCTTTGATTCCAGGCATGCCACATATTAGTTTAATCTTTTTAGCACTGATTTTTGCATATTTGGCATACTCTATTTCTCAAAAGAAAATTCAAGAAAAACTTGAAGAAGAAAAAAACATCCAAGAACAGGCAAAGGCGCCAATTGTTGAAGAAAATATCGAAGAAGCTATGAAAATTAATGTACTTGAACTTGAGATAGGCTATGGCTTGATACATCTAACAGAAGAAGCCGAAGGCGGTAATCTGCTCAATAGAATAAAATTAATGCGGAAGCAACTGGCGTTAGATATTGGCGTAATAATTTCCTCTATCAGGATAAGGGACAATCTCACATTAGATAAAAATGAATATATTTTTTTAATAAAAGGCATTGAAGTTGGTAGATATAAAATTGAACCAGATAGACTCCTTGCTATGTCACCTGCTCCATTAAAACAAATAGAAGGCATTTCTACAAAAGAACCAGCGTTTGGTTTGCAGGCAATATGGATTGAAAAAGAAAAGAAGAATGAAGCAATAGTAGCAGGATACACAGTAGTGGATCCTGTAACGGTAATTATCACGCATATAACCGAGCTTATTAAAAGAAACATTTACGACATATTTACCAGACAAGATGCAAACAAACTGCTTGAAAATCTAAAAGGTGATTACCCCAAAGTTATAGAAGAGTTAGGACAGTATTTATCGCTTGGACAAGTACATAGGATATTAAAAAATCTGCTTAAGGAACAGGTGCCTATTAGAGATTTATTAACAATTTTTGAAACGCTTGCCGACTGGGCACCGCACACTAAGGATTTGGATTTACTAACAGAACATGTAAGAAGTGCCCTAGCCTATCATATTACAAACAAATACAAAAATGAAAACAATGTGTTAAATGTAATACTATTGGGCTCTAGTGTAGAAGGCGTGTTAACTGCAAACATTAAAGAAGAAAATGGTTATTCATATATGAATCTTCCACCAAATATTGGTGATAAGCTTATGCAATCCACACAAAATCAAATTGCAAGAGCCGCAGAAAATGGGATTGAGCCTATAATTGTGACCTCACCAAGAGTCAGAAGGCATTTTAAAGCTTTTCTTGATAAATTCTTCCCAAGGATTATTGTTTTGTCTTACTCAGAAATTGCCAATAATGTAGAAATTAAGACGATAGACACAATTGAATTATGA
- a CDS encoding YggS family pyridoxal phosphate-dependent enzyme, protein MENICKNLKKIKSEIESLNPDVKLMAVSKNFNLSVVKKAYECGQRIFGENRMQEAIAKIELAKQDNLDIQWHLIGHLQLNKAKKAAMYFDYIDSMDSLELADKLNNYAFSQNKIINIMLEVNIANDPKKFGFFKNDVLEATRSIVNLKNLKLHGLMCIGPQADEVEIRKAFRDMKSLFEDLKKSFCPDLAELSMGMSDDYKIAIQEGSTIIRIGRGIFGERT, encoded by the coding sequence ATGGAAAATATTTGCAAAAACTTAAAAAAAATAAAGAGCGAAATAGAAAGTTTAAATCCTGATGTCAAATTAATGGCAGTATCAAAAAATTTTAATCTTAGCGTTGTAAAAAAAGCATATGAATGCGGCCAGCGTATCTTTGGTGAAAATAGGATGCAAGAGGCGATTGCAAAAATAGAATTAGCAAAGCAAGATAATTTAGATATCCAGTGGCATTTAATAGGTCATCTGCAATTAAATAAAGCAAAAAAGGCTGCAATGTATTTTGACTATATTGATAGTATGGATAGCTTAGAACTTGCAGATAAACTAAATAATTATGCATTTTCACAAAACAAAATTATAAATATAATGCTTGAAGTTAACATTGCAAATGATCCTAAAAAATTCGGTTTTTTTAAAAATGATGTTTTAGAGGCTACAAGAAGTATAGTTAATTTGAAGAATTTAAAATTGCACGGACTTATGTGTATTGGTCCTCAAGCTGATGAGGTTGAAATCAGAAAAGCTTTTAGAGATATGAAATCGTTGTTTGAAGATTTAAAGAAAAGCTTTTGCCCTGATTTAGCCGAGCTATCAATGGGTATGAGTGATGACTATAAAATCGCTATACAAGAAGGTTCAACTATAATACGTATTGGACGGGGAATTTTTGGAGAAAGAACTTAG
- a CDS encoding NRDE family protein — protein MCLVVFALNKNPKYKLILAGNRDEYYARKSLPFKWYKSETDELLSPRDLLALGSFFGITKNGKLVFLTNYRNPDLFKTSAPSRGRIVWDYLTANVDPKRFIRSTNPVLYNPFNLVFGSIDCLYYFSNIQNQLMRIKSGLHTLSNSLLDISWPKTKKAKAAFENDILYAQDKKLMIKQLFKILYDDTVFEDSLPSTGIDLMQEKMLSSIFVKSKNYGTQTSYVLLIDYNNNAVVIEKNHILQTNNEFHFCISPKGVT, from the coding sequence ATGTGTTTAGTTGTGTTTGCCTTAAACAAAAACCCCAAATACAAACTTATATTAGCAGGCAATAGGGACGAATACTACGCAAGAAAGAGTTTGCCATTTAAGTGGTATAAATCTGAAACTGATGAGTTGCTATCTCCAAGGGATTTGCTTGCACTAGGCAGCTTTTTTGGTATAACAAAAAATGGTAAATTGGTTTTTTTAACAAACTATAGAAATCCTGATTTATTTAAAACTAGCGCACCTTCTAGAGGGCGTATTGTATGGGACTATTTAACTGCTAATGTTGACCCAAAAAGATTTATTAGGAGTACAAATCCTGTTTTATATAATCCATTTAATTTAGTATTTGGCAGTATCGATTGCCTTTACTACTTTTCTAACATTCAAAATCAACTTATGCGAATAAAAAGTGGCTTGCATACCCTAAGTAATAGTTTACTGGATATATCGTGGCCTAAAACAAAGAAAGCCAAAGCTGCATTTGAAAATGACATTCTCTACGCGCAAGACAAAAAATTAATGATAAAACAACTATTTAAAATTTTATACGACGATACAGTATTTGAAGATAGTCTCCCATCTACAGGAATTGATTTAATGCAAGAAAAAATGCTCTCGTCTATATTTGTAAAAAGCAAGAATTACGGTACACAAACTTCTTATGTTTTGCTTATAGACTACAATAATAATGCTGTAGTTATTGAAAAGAACCATATCCTTCAAACAAACAATGAGTTTCATTTCTGTATTAGCCCAAAAGGTGTGACTTGA
- a CDS encoding SAM-dependent methyltransferase — MNTTREFQKFIEQALEEASKEVSSQITYWDGTTKHFGSEPHKISIKINAKNVLEDLFSDLSLGFGEHYVSQNIEVTGNLKDLLYLENFIKKNNIRVPAKTKLAIAVNKLSNINSKKGAKKNISYHYDLGNDFFGLFLDKSYTYSCAYFKTPDDSLETAQNNKYELICRKIYLKDNDKVVDVGCGFGGFLIYAAKRNNIKGLGCTISKNQYEFAKQRIKEEGLSDKIEVVYEDYRNLTGTFNKFVSIGAYEHIGKNYADVFFSKLKAILESGALGLLHTIGHNEPLPTDPWTLKYIFPGGYLPSLEELVKRLRKKKFYIIDIENLRPHYAKTIEHWIEHFEKNIGKVKQTFDEKFIRMWRLYLNGAYASFKWGDTQLYQIVFSKGQIQIPLYRGQIYNNWKANV, encoded by the coding sequence TTGGGATGGCACAACCAAACATTTTGGGAGTGAACCGCACAAAATAAGTATAAAAATAAATGCTAAAAATGTACTTGAAGATTTATTTAGTGACTTGAGCTTGGGTTTTGGAGAGCACTACGTAAGCCAGAATATTGAAGTAACTGGAAATTTAAAGGATTTGCTGTATCTTGAAAATTTCATAAAAAAGAACAATATAAGGGTACCTGCAAAAACAAAACTTGCCATTGCAGTAAATAAGCTTTCAAATATAAATTCAAAAAAGGGCGCTAAAAAAAATATATCTTACCATTATGACTTGGGCAACGATTTTTTTGGTTTGTTTTTGGATAAAAGCTATACGTATTCTTGCGCTTACTTTAAAACTCCAGATGATAGTTTAGAGACTGCACAAAACAATAAATATGAACTTATATGCAGAAAGATCTACTTAAAAGACAATGATAAAGTTGTAGATGTTGGTTGTGGTTTTGGTGGTTTTTTGATATATGCAGCAAAGAGAAACAATATAAAAGGCTTAGGCTGCACTATATCTAAAAACCAGTATGAATTTGCAAAACAAAGAATAAAAGAGGAAGGCTTAAGCGATAAAATAGAAGTTGTTTATGAAGACTACAGGAACCTAACAGGGACTTTCAACAAATTTGTTTCAATAGGAGCATATGAGCATATTGGGAAAAATTATGCTGATGTGTTTTTTAGCAAACTCAAGGCCATTCTAGAGTCAGGTGCGCTTGGGCTTTTGCATACAATTGGGCATAATGAGCCACTGCCTACTGATCCATGGACGCTTAAGTATATATTTCCCGGCGGATACTTGCCTTCTTTAGAAGAATTGGTTAAAAGACTAAGGAAGAAAAAGTTTTATATTATCGATATAGAAAACCTAAGGCCTCACTACGCCAAAACAATTGAACACTGGATAGAGCATTTTGAAAAAAATATAGGCAAAGTCAAACAGACGTTCGACGAAAAGTTTATTAGAATGTGGAGGTTGTATTTAAATGGTGCCTACGCTTCCTTTAAGTGGGGTGATACTCAACTTTATCAGATAGTCTTTTCAAAAGGCCAAATTCAAATACCTTTATACAGAGGCCAAATATACAATAATTGGAAAGCAAATGTATGA